The window TTCCCCCGATACCCTGGAGATCGCCGGATACACCGAGATAGTAGAGGGCTTCTGCCGAGATTTCAGGTGATCGGGAGAATCTGTCAACAACATTTTTCTTATACCATTTGTAGAAGGCCCCATTTTCCCTTCCCGTGCCAGTCTTGACTGCACCGGGGTGCATAGCGTTGATTGTGACTCCGCTTCCTTCGAAGTATTGATCGAAAATAAGCATACTCAGAAGCTGGGAAGTTTTTGCTGAACCGTAAGCTTTAAGGCCGCTGTAACGTCTCTTCTGCCAGTTAAGGTCCTGCGTCTCTATTCCCCAGACGGCAAAACGATGACCTTCCGAGCTCACCATCAGAATGCGCCCCTTTCCCTGAGCTTTCATCTTCTCTCTTATCAGGTAGTTGATGACGAACGAAGAGAGATAATTGACTACGAAAGTCGTTTCGAAGCCTTCCTCTGTAAGTTCTTTGCGCTTCAGAAAGACTCCCGCGTTGTGTATCAGGACATCTATCGTGTCTCTCATCGCGGAGAGCTCTTTGCCGACTCTCAGGCTATCGTCTAGACTGCTGAAGTCGGCTATCATATGTGAACACTGAACGCCGAAGTCGCGTTTGAGTTCGACGCAAAGCCTTTCCGATTTCTCCCTGTTTCTGTTTATTGAAAGGATATTCGCCCCATGGCTGGCATACTTCCTGCATGTATAGTATCCAATACCCGATGTGCCTCCGGTAATGACCATTAGGCGACCCTCGAAATCATCACTGCAAATCTTTGGATCAGACTTGTTGTTCTTCATCATCGCGCGGATGTTTGACCATTTGTATTGCTTCCAGTATTTGCGGATGGGGTTCCTGCCTCTCTCCATATGCAGCACCTACCCGAAGTGTTTTCTCATGAAACGCCTGTAAGGCTTTCTGAACGAGGGTATGTTGTCGAAGATATCACCCCAAAGGTCATAGTAATCTCGCTGCTCGAATATCTTTCCCTCTTCGCTAATAGATAGACGGCTCGCACCGTAAATCACGGAAGTCCTCGTCTTCTTGAAAAGTATAGTCATTTCCCATTCGACAAAGACCACGTTGTCTTCCTTAATGACTCTAAGAACAGCCATCTTAAGCTCTTTAGATCTCTCGGCAAGCCTTTCCGTCATCTTCTTGAATTCTTCGATCCCCCGGATTTCCTGAATCGTGTCTTTAAAGAGAATGTTGTCGTCGTAGTAAGGAAGAATGTGAGACCAGTCAGGTTTCCCTTCTGTGTTGTAAGTCTTCGACCACAGTTCTCGAATTTGATCGGCACTCTCTATACAAAAAGCTTCCATAATCACAACTCCCAAAACAGTAAGTAGAAAAAACTTCCATAGTTCTGCGTTTTCTCAATCGAATCGTCCAACATAGAGAACGTCATAAGCAAATCGTATCACGGCGACTCTTACTAAGCAATATTTGGAAGATAACAAAATAGCAATCTTTGACTCTGCCCGACAATCTGTGAACGATAGACTTGACTGAGCAAAGGTCGAGAAATAATGCCGATGAAAATCCTCTCTCTAGCGCAAACTTGAGAAGCCCAGAGCGGCATGATATGAACTTCGAACAAGAGAGCCCGATGCGACGAAGGAAAATCCTCTCTCTAAAGCGAAGATCCTGTAACCTTCAAACTGTTCCGGGGTAATATACTCAGCTACTGGAAAGTGTTTATGAGATGGCTGAAG is drawn from Mesotoga infera and contains these coding sequences:
- a CDS encoding nuclear transport factor 2 family protein: MEAFCIESADQIRELWSKTYNTEGKPDWSHILPYYDDNILFKDTIQEIRGIEEFKKMTERLAERSKELKMAVLRVIKEDNVVFVEWEMTILFKKTRTSVIYGASRLSISEEGKIFEQRDYYDLWGDIFDNIPSFRKPYRRFMRKHFG
- a CDS encoding SDR family NAD(P)-dependent oxidoreductase, with product MERGRNPIRKYWKQYKWSNIRAMMKNNKSDPKICSDDFEGRLMVITGGTSGIGYYTCRKYASHGANILSINRNREKSERLCVELKRDFGVQCSHMIADFSSLDDSLRVGKELSAMRDTIDVLIHNAGVFLKRKELTEEGFETTFVVNYLSSFVINYLIREKMKAQGKGRILMVSSEGHRFAVWGIETQDLNWQKRRYSGLKAYGSAKTSQLLSMLIFDQYFEGSGVTINAMHPGAVKTGTGRENGAFYKWYKKNVVDRFSRSPEISAEALYYLGVSGDLQGIGGRFFNLTTEEIPAPPALDMETAKELWQESLRMGDLDDGDL